In Runella sp. SP2, the genomic window CTACCTGATAGTCGACATATTTTCCAAGAGATTTGGGAAAATCATTTGCAGTTGTTCTTTCAGCAAATAAGCGATTCTAAAATGGAGACAGCAAAAGAAACATACTTATCTATGGTAGCTTCCTTATCGAATAGATATGAATCTTAGTTGATTTTCAGTAGCTTTGCTTTCATGGAAGCAAAAAAGAAAAAACGCCAAGCGAACCAATACGACAAGATTTTTAAAGAGAATATCGAAGCCGTAATTTCGAGTATCATGCAAAATGTACCGCACGGATTTCCATGGTTTATGTAAGCGTGGATGTATAATTTTTATCATATTTCTGTTGGCGGTGAACCACAGCGCAAACACGATGAATTAATTTATTACGAACGGCATTCAAAACCAGCATTTTATTCTTGCCTTCAGCAACTTTACGCAAATAATAGTCCTGAATTTCGCCTTTGACTCGAATGGCAGACATTGACCCTAAATGAAAAAGGCTTTTCAAACGCTTTCTTGCCTGATGGTTAACTCTGGTTTTGCCCCTAATACTACTGCCAGATTGGTATTCAAAAGGAGCGACCCCTGCATGACAGGCTAATTTTTTAGGATCAGTAATGGTCGTAAATTCGTTAGTGGCAATAATTACCTCTGAGGCAGTACTTGGACCCACACCGGGAACAGAAGTGATCAATTCAAAAAGTTCTTTTAAATGGGAATCTTTATCGATAAGGTCTTTGATTTGTTTTTCAATCTTCTCAATGTCAAGATTGATGGCTTTCAATGATGCCTGACAGGTTTTGGTAAGTTGTTTTTGTAAAGCAGGAGTTACAAATCCCTGTTGCTCCTGCAAAGGTTGTTGCAATTGCTGACGCGCTGTCAAAAGTCTGTGGCGAACCGCACTCAGCGCTGCTAATCGTTGAATAACCTGACGGGGAGGTTGCCATAGACGCGTTTTATCTTTAAATCGGAAGGCGTATTCAGCAATACGAACGGCATCAATGGCATCCGTTTTGCCGCGTTGTAAGCCTCCCGCTCGTTTAATCTGTAAGCTGTTTTCTAACCAGATGGGATAATGCAGATGGTATAAACAATCCAGTAAATGAGTATTGTAAATACCGGTATGCTCCATGCAACATACAGACATGGAGCGCTCAAAGCCTGGTAAAGATTCAATGATTTTAAGTGTAGCTTTAATCGCCGCTTCTGAATTAGCAGATTGAGTCTGATAAATAATACCCTTTTGGATTGAATAAACAGCCCAATCTAAAGTTGCCTTTGAAATGTCAATGCCAATAAAATGTAGAGTCTCCATGAGCATTAATCTATTAAGAGTTATACTAAAAACTTACCCTATTTCTCAAACCCTTACTAATGGGCCATAATGCCCTAATTTCCATTTGAGTTTTAGTAAGCCATTTAGAGTGGGACCTGAATCCGAGCATAGAGTGAAAAATCTCTGCGACCCCTTAGGAAAACCCACTCTGGTATTGTTTGATAAAAATACTCAATCTTGAAATTTTACCATAGCACAAATCTAAAGGGCGGCCCCGTTGATATTACGGCTGTTTCTATGGAAGAACTGCCTGATGATATTCAACATACCAAAGAACGCAAACCCGATGTACTCAAAAAAGTAACTGATATAAAAGGCGACACTTTTGTACTTCAAATTGAGTTTCAAGTCAGAGATGAGCCAAAAATGGTTTATCGAATGGCAGAATACTTTATCATGCTTGAAAGAAAATATGAGTTACCTGTGAAGCAATTTGTCATTTTTCTTGGGGCGGACAATCCAAAAATGCCAACCGAACTTGACAGAGAACGGCTAAAATTCAGTTATCCGCTTGTTTCGCTTTCGACACTTGACTATCATATCTTCCTTAACTCAGACAAACCCGAAGAAATTATCTTGGGCACTTTGGCAAACTTTGCAGGAGAAAATCCCGAAAATGCCCTAAAACAGATACTTGTTCGTGTCAAGGAAACCACCAAAGGAGATTTTTCGTTAAATAGGTACTTTAATCAGTTGCGTGTGTTGGCTCAACTTCGTAACTTAGAACTAAATTTAAAAAACGCTATGGACAGCATCGCAGAATACATCAAAGAAGAAAGAGACGTTCTATTTTTGAGAGGTCTTGATAAGGGAGAAGCAAAAGCAGAAGAAAGGATTGTAAGAAATTTACTTTCTAAAATGTCTTTGACTTTTGAGCAAATTGCGGACATTGCAGGTACTACGGTGGACTTTGTTAAGTCGGTACACAGACAATTGACTGATAAATAGATACTTGTGGACTTTTTGCTCATGGAAACTTGGCTGGCGAAAAAACGGGGTCGCACGTGCGACGGCAGCCACCAACATTGTATTGAATAAATGGGGGCTGACGGAATAAATTGAGCATTCCTACTTCTATTTTACTTCTGTGCTTTATTCGAGCAGTCGTTTTCAAATTCCCCCACTTCTTCAATACCCGTCCGTTGGTGGCTATTTTACAAACGCTACCGTTCGACAAAAAACTTAAAGACAAAGACGACGTAATGGACGACATTATTTTAAGATATTCTGGCCCTGCGACAGTTCGACGCTCATATATGAATGAATTTCTGGTGCATTGTCCCAAGTGTGGACATTTGGCGACAGTGACGACTTCTCAGTCATACGACACGAGTAAGGATAAGTTGATTTGCCAAACTTGCAATCATGTAGAAAAGAGAAATGACCATACTAGATATAAAGCAGTGGTCAAACGAAATTGTGACAATTGTGGACAATCAATAGATGTAACCATTCCAAATAATAAAGAGAAAGTTGAAGAACT contains:
- a CDS encoding IS110 family transposase; the encoded protein is METLHFIGIDISKATLDWAVYSIQKGIIYQTQSANSEAAIKATLKIIESLPGFERSMSVCCMEHTGIYNTHLLDCLYHLHYPIWLENSLQIKRAGGLQRGKTDAIDAVRIAEYAFRFKDKTRLWQPPRQVIQRLAALSAVRHRLLTARQQLQQPLQEQQGFVTPALQKQLTKTCQASLKAINLDIEKIEKQIKDLIDKDSHLKELFELITSVPGVGPSTASEVIIATNEFTTITDPKKLACHAGVAPFEYQSGSSIRGKTRVNHQARKRLKSLFHLGSMSAIRVKGEIQDYYLRKVAEGKNKMLVLNAVRNKLIHRVCAVVHRQQKYDKNYTSTLT